ACTACTTGAGAGAGTTGGGAATGGACCGCGTTGCCCTCCACGAAGAAGCAATGACAAAGCTGTTGCTTGAGCGGATGGCGGGGATCGATGGCGTGCGGGTCCTCGGGCCGACAGACATGGCCCACCGCCTTGGCGTTGTGGCTTTTGAGGTCGAGGGCGTCCACCCTCACGATGTTGGCCAAGTCCTGGATTTTGAGGATGTTGCGATCAGGGTTGGCCACCACTGCGCCATCCCGTTGCACCGCTTCTTTGGTGTGAAGGCGTCCTCGCGCGTTACCGTGGCGCTGACAACCACGGCAGAAGAAATCGAACAGTTTATCGAAGGACTGCACAAGGTCCAGAAGTATTTTGGGGGCGCCAGTGAGCGGGCTTGATGCTCTTTACCAACAGGTCATCCTAGATCACGCGAAGCTCCGCACCGGTGCGGGGCCAATTGACGGCTTCGACCTCACCTCATTTCAGGCGAACCCAACCTGTGGTGATGAGGTGACGTTGGGTGTGGAAGTTGACGACGCCGGGCACATTCACGCGCTTGCTTGGGATGGCAGTGGCTGCTCTATCTCACAGGCATCGCTGTCGATTATGAGTGAGATGGTCGACGGACAGGACCTTGACCTGGTGCGACGTAAGTTCGCCGCGATGGAAGAAATGATGCACTCGCGTGGCAAAGGTGTGGATGAGGAAGTCCTTGATGAACTTGAGGACGCTGCCGCACTCGAGGGAACCTCAATGTTTGCCAACCGGGTGAAGTGCTCACTTCTTGGCTGGTACGCGCTGCGCGATGCTTTGGCGCAAGCAGGAATCGATCTGACAGCAAGTGGTGGCGAGGCCGGATCTGAAGAAGCAGAATCCACGGCCGCGCACGAGCAGACTCAAACAACGAACTGAGACGGAGGCGAAAATGTCCGACTACAACGCCGCCAACAACCCCATGGCAGCACGTCCGATCCCGCAAGAGGAACAACCTGTTCAGCAGTTCAAACCCTTTGAACCGCAGCCGAGCCCGGACCAAGCAGGCGTGACGGTTATTGAGAATGGCACGTATCCTGCGGAAGATGTTGTTGAATCGCTCAAGGATGTCATTGACCCGGAACTGGGGATCAATATCGTTGACTTGGGCCTGCTTTATGGCGTGAAGATCAACGAGGACAACTCCGTAGACATCGACATGACGCTGACATCAGCGGCATGTCCTCTTACTGACGTTATTGAACGTCAGGCGCAAATGGTTTTGGGATCGTTCACGGATGAGGTCCGCATCAACTGGGTGTGGCTGCCGCCGTGGGGCCCCGAGTGCATTACGCCCGATGGTCGCGACCAGCTGAGGGCAATCGGCTTCAACATTTAGAACCAACGTCGCCGATGTCGACACCAAACCAAGCCAATGTCGCCGATGTCGACACCAAACCAAGCCAATGTCGCCGATGTCGACACCAAACCAAGCCAATGTCGCCGATGTCGACACAGGTCGCCGTTGTTTGGGCGAATTGTCGGCGACCTACGCTGACTTTGGCGACCTTGGGCATCGGGGGCCGCAACATTGGCGTAGCCCAACGCCTGCTCAAACGCCCCCGCCTGCTGCGTTCGGGTGCGGGTTTTGTCTAACGGAGCGTGTTTGACAAAGATAACGACGTAATATGTCCTAAAATCGGACCAAACGCGCTCCGTTAGGCGGAACGCGCTCCGGTAGCAGGTGTAGGACCATGTTTTGATACCCTAACCTTATGACGAGATCTACCTCACATTCATGGCGTGGTGTTTCTGCGGGGTTGCTAGCACT
This genomic stretch from Schaalia sp. JY-X169 harbors:
- the sufU gene encoding Fe-S cluster assembly sulfur transfer protein SufU; the encoded protein is MSGLDALYQQVILDHAKLRTGAGPIDGFDLTSFQANPTCGDEVTLGVEVDDAGHIHALAWDGSGCSISQASLSIMSEMVDGQDLDLVRRKFAAMEEMMHSRGKGVDEEVLDELEDAAALEGTSMFANRVKCSLLGWYALRDALAQAGIDLTASGGEAGSEEAESTAAHEQTQTTN
- a CDS encoding metal-sulfur cluster assembly factor; this encodes MSDYNAANNPMAARPIPQEEQPVQQFKPFEPQPSPDQAGVTVIENGTYPAEDVVESLKDVIDPELGINIVDLGLLYGVKINEDNSVDIDMTLTSAACPLTDVIERQAQMVLGSFTDEVRINWVWLPPWGPECITPDGRDQLRAIGFNI